One window from the genome of Microbulbifer pacificus encodes:
- a CDS encoding DUF885 domain-containing protein: MAPRPAGFLFLIIVAGWLLIPAAQAVTASEQLQAVIDEHWQYSLREDPITAGRMGAKGYNDRLPGVAPEDRARRLKSEKALLARLDAIDASTLSASERVNRDLLAWVLKNSTEGNQLFLDRIPVNTFYSFWSAALDASSGLNMPKVSDYQDYIKRIQDFGRYFDENIANMRVGIEDGFVLPKIVVKGIAPTVRAQVYEDPTKSSLYEPFKNLPETFSEADKKRLREQGKQAIAEYAIPAFDRVATFLEGDYMNAATDSLAVEALPGGKEYYRHAIRTYVTMDMDPAEIHRIGLDEVKRIRGEMNALIAQLKKEGKFDGDFAAFTEFLRTDPQFYADTPRELLSEASYVAKRIDYRLPEFFGKLPRLPYGVVPVPDEIAPNYTTASYNPAAIGGTRGGAYWVNTHALDQRPLYELVALTLHEAVPGHHLQGVLSQELENVPDFRRNLYLSAFGEGWALYSERLGVEMGVYENAYQQFGRLSYEMWRAARLVIDTGIHSQGWTRQQALDFLADNTSLSKANVRAEVDRYISWPGQALSYKMGEIKIRELRAKAEKELGNQFDIRAFHDAVLANGALPMEMLEAEMDRVIAQGKK; this comes from the coding sequence ATGGCACCGAGACCCGCCGGATTTCTGTTCCTGATCATAGTCGCAGGCTGGCTGCTGATACCAGCGGCGCAGGCGGTTACCGCTTCTGAACAGCTGCAGGCCGTGATTGACGAGCACTGGCAGTACAGTCTCAGGGAAGACCCAATCACCGCCGGGAGAATGGGAGCGAAGGGTTATAACGACCGCTTGCCCGGTGTCGCGCCGGAAGATCGCGCACGCCGCCTGAAGTCGGAGAAGGCGTTGCTCGCACGCCTCGATGCTATCGATGCCTCGACCTTGAGTGCATCGGAACGGGTAAACCGTGACCTGCTTGCCTGGGTGCTCAAAAACTCTACTGAGGGCAATCAATTGTTCCTCGATCGCATCCCGGTGAATACGTTCTACAGTTTCTGGAGCGCGGCCCTGGACGCAAGCTCTGGCCTGAATATGCCGAAGGTCTCGGACTATCAGGATTACATCAAGCGTATTCAGGATTTCGGCCGTTACTTCGACGAAAATATCGCGAATATGCGCGTGGGTATCGAGGATGGATTTGTACTGCCGAAAATCGTCGTGAAAGGCATTGCCCCGACGGTGCGTGCGCAAGTATACGAAGATCCCACCAAAAGCAGTCTCTACGAGCCGTTCAAAAACCTGCCGGAAACGTTTTCTGAAGCTGACAAAAAGCGTCTCCGGGAACAGGGTAAACAGGCTATCGCTGAATATGCCATTCCGGCGTTTGATCGTGTGGCGACCTTCCTGGAAGGGGACTACATGAACGCCGCAACTGATTCACTTGCGGTCGAAGCGCTGCCCGGAGGCAAGGAGTATTACCGCCATGCGATCCGCACCTATGTGACCATGGATATGGACCCCGCGGAAATTCATCGCATCGGGCTTGATGAAGTAAAGCGCATTCGCGGAGAAATGAACGCGCTGATTGCACAGCTGAAGAAAGAGGGAAAATTTGACGGCGACTTTGCAGCATTCACCGAGTTTCTGCGCACCGATCCCCAGTTCTATGCAGACACCCCGCGTGAACTCCTGAGCGAGGCATCCTACGTTGCCAAACGCATCGATTACCGCCTGCCGGAGTTTTTCGGCAAGCTGCCCAGACTGCCCTATGGCGTGGTGCCGGTACCCGATGAAATCGCGCCCAACTACACCACGGCGTCCTATAACCCGGCCGCCATTGGCGGCACTCGTGGTGGCGCTTACTGGGTGAACACCCACGCCCTCGACCAGCGCCCGCTGTACGAACTGGTCGCGTTGACCCTGCACGAGGCGGTGCCTGGTCACCATCTGCAGGGAGTGTTGTCCCAGGAGTTGGAGAATGTGCCGGATTTCCGTCGCAACCTCTATCTGAGTGCCTTTGGTGAGGGATGGGCGCTCTATAGCGAACGGCTTGGGGTGGAGATGGGTGTATATGAAAATGCCTACCAGCAGTTCGGCAGATTGAGTTACGAAATGTGGCGTGCCGCGCGCCTGGTAATCGACACGGGAATCCACTCCCAGGGCTGGACTCGTCAGCAGGCGCTGGATTTTCTGGCGGATAACACCTCACTTTCCAAAGCAAACGTGCGCGCGGAAGTCGATCGCTATATCTCCTGGCCGGGGCAGGCGCTGTCTTACAAAATGGGCGAAATCAAAATTCGTGAGCTGCGTGCAAAGGCGGAAAAGGAACTGGGTAACCAGTTTGACATTCGCGCCTTTCACGACGCGGTGCTCGCCAATGGCGCACTTCCGATGGAAATGCTGGAAGCAGAAATGGATCGCGTGATTGCGCAAGGAAAGAAATAA
- a CDS encoding VOC family protein, with product MAIKRIHHVAYRCRDARETVEFYRDLLGMDFQLAIAEDKVPSTGAPDPYMHVFLDAGQGNVLAFFELPNSPDMGRDENTPKWVQHIALEVESMDELLAMKQKLEDAGIDVLGPTDHTIFKSIYFFDPNGHRIELAANTAKPGMHKELKRVAEDMLEEWSRTKKAPRHAAWMHGETDFKPLDP from the coding sequence ATGGCAATCAAACGTATTCATCACGTGGCTTATCGCTGCCGTGATGCCAGGGAGACCGTGGAGTTTTACCGCGATCTCCTGGGCATGGACTTTCAGCTTGCTATCGCCGAAGACAAGGTGCCCTCCACCGGGGCGCCTGATCCCTATATGCACGTGTTCCTCGATGCGGGGCAGGGCAATGTACTGGCGTTCTTTGAGCTGCCGAACTCCCCGGATATGGGGCGCGACGAAAATACCCCGAAGTGGGTGCAGCACATTGCGCTGGAAGTGGAGAGCATGGACGAGCTGCTGGCGATGAAGCAGAAGTTGGAAGACGCGGGAATTGATGTGCTCGGCCCCACCGATCACACCATTTTCAAGTCCATCTATTTCTTCGATCCCAACGGCCACCGTATCGAACTTGCCGCCAACACCGCCAAGCCCGGTATGCACAAGGAGCTGAAGCGGGTGGCGGAAGATATGCTGGAGGAATGGTCCCGTACCAAGAAGGCACCGCGTCACGCGGCCTGGATGCACGGCGAAACAGATTTCAAACCTCTGGATCCTTAA
- a CDS encoding fumarylacetoacetate hydrolase family protein, with protein sequence MKLASLKHGRDGKLVVVSDDLTRMVAAGDIAATLQYALDNWAELAPQLEDLQRKLNSGEIKGEAFDQTACHSPLPRAYHWADGSAYVNHVELVRKARGAEMPESFWTDPLMYQGGSDTFLAPREPVKMPQSEGFGIDFEAEIAVITDDVPMGVSPEDALKHIRLVMLVNDVSLRGLIPNELAKGFGFYQSKPSSAFSPVCVTPEQLGNHWREGKLHLPLVSELNGEKFGEPNAGVDMTFHFGQLIAHAAKTRPLGAGTIIGSGTVSNKLDGGPGKPVKEGGVGYSCIAEIRMIETIENGKPSTAFMQFGDRIAIEMLDDQGRSIFGRIEQIVEQG encoded by the coding sequence GTGAAGTTAGCCAGCCTTAAACACGGGCGCGACGGCAAGCTCGTCGTTGTCAGTGATGACCTGACCCGCATGGTGGCAGCCGGCGATATCGCGGCCACCCTGCAATACGCCCTGGATAATTGGGCGGAACTCGCCCCGCAGCTGGAAGACCTGCAGCGGAAGCTGAACAGCGGTGAAATCAAAGGTGAAGCCTTCGATCAGACCGCCTGCCACTCCCCGCTGCCGCGCGCCTACCACTGGGCAGACGGCAGTGCCTACGTTAACCACGTCGAACTGGTGCGCAAGGCCCGCGGAGCGGAAATGCCGGAGAGCTTCTGGACCGACCCGCTGATGTACCAGGGCGGCTCGGATACCTTCCTGGCGCCACGCGAGCCGGTGAAGATGCCGCAGTCCGAAGGCTTCGGTATCGACTTCGAGGCGGAAATCGCGGTCATCACCGACGATGTGCCCATGGGGGTTTCCCCTGAGGATGCGCTGAAGCACATTCGCCTGGTGATGCTGGTAAACGATGTTTCCCTGCGCGGTCTGATCCCGAATGAACTGGCAAAAGGCTTTGGCTTCTATCAATCCAAGCCGTCCAGTGCATTTTCGCCGGTTTGTGTCACGCCGGAGCAGCTGGGCAACCACTGGCGGGAGGGTAAGCTTCACCTGCCGCTGGTATCCGAACTGAATGGTGAAAAATTTGGTGAACCGAATGCCGGTGTGGACATGACCTTCCACTTTGGTCAGTTGATTGCCCACGCTGCAAAGACCCGACCGCTGGGCGCGGGTACGATCATCGGTTCCGGTACCGTATCGAACAAACTCGACGGCGGTCCCGGAAAGCCGGTGAAAGAGGGTGGTGTGGGTTACAGCTGCATCGCCGAGATCCGTATGATCGAAACCATCGAAAATGGCAAGCCGAGCACCGCGTTCATGCAGTTCGGTGACAGGATTGCGATAGAAATGCTGGACGACCAAGGTCGTTCCATCTTCGGACGCATCGAGCAGATCGTAGAGCAGGGCTGA
- a CDS encoding c-type cytochrome translates to MKVVLNFVAALAVVAGAAVAVAQSVDEQIAERIAPVGKTCMKGDECAAAAPAAAASSGGARSGSDVYSGHCAACHGTGAAGAPKFGDAGAWGPRIAKGMDTLYTHALNGFNAMPAKGLCMTCSEDEVKAAVDHMVENSK, encoded by the coding sequence ATGAAAGTTGTTTTGAATTTCGTGGCGGCCCTGGCCGTGGTGGCTGGCGCAGCGGTAGCCGTGGCGCAGTCCGTGGATGAGCAGATCGCCGAGCGCATCGCGCCGGTAGGCAAAACCTGCATGAAGGGCGATGAGTGTGCGGCGGCGGCACCCGCGGCGGCGGCCTCTTCCGGTGGCGCCCGTAGCGGCAGCGACGTCTACAGCGGTCACTGCGCGGCCTGTCACGGTACTGGTGCGGCTGGCGCGCCCAAGTTTGGCGACGCCGGAGCCTGGGGCCCGCGTATTGCCAAAGGGATGGATACGCTATACACCCACGCGCTGAACGGCTTCAATGCGATGCCGGCAAAAGGTCTGTGTATGACCTGTTCCGAGGACGAGGTGAAGGCGGCCGTTGACCACATGGTGGAAAACAGCAAGTAA
- the hppD gene encoding 4-hydroxyphenylpyruvate dioxygenase: protein MADLFENPMGLDGFEFVEFTAPEKGILETVFAAMGFTKVARHRTKDVELWRQGDINFITNYEPGSHADYYAREHGPSACGLAFRVKDATLAYNEAIKKGAQPVKVETGPMELRLPAIKGIGGATLYLIDRYKEGETIYDIDFHWLEGVDKHPEGCGFHTLDHLTHNVYRGRMDYWANYYQDLFNFREIRYFDIKGEYTGLLSKAMTAPDGKIRIPLNEEAAGGGGQIEEFLMKYNGEGIQHIAFACDDLVSCWDRLKAQGMQFMTPPPETYYEMLEERLPGHGEPIAELKARGILLDGTTEGGQPRLLLQIFSANMLGPVFFEFIQRKEDEGFGEGNFKALFESIERDQLQRGVIGGKDGGKGKEDAA from the coding sequence ATGGCCGATTTGTTTGAAAACCCCATGGGCCTGGACGGCTTCGAATTCGTCGAGTTCACCGCGCCGGAGAAGGGCATTCTGGAAACCGTTTTCGCGGCCATGGGCTTCACCAAAGTGGCTCGCCACCGCACCAAAGATGTGGAACTGTGGCGCCAGGGCGACATCAACTTCATCACCAACTACGAGCCGGGCAGTCACGCCGACTACTATGCTCGTGAGCACGGCCCCTCTGCCTGTGGCCTCGCATTCCGGGTCAAAGATGCGACCCTGGCGTATAACGAAGCGATCAAGAAAGGCGCTCAGCCGGTAAAAGTGGAGACCGGCCCGATGGAGCTGCGCCTGCCCGCGATCAAGGGTATCGGTGGCGCGACCCTGTATCTGATTGACCGTTATAAAGAAGGCGAAACCATTTACGACATCGACTTCCACTGGCTGGAAGGCGTCGACAAGCACCCGGAAGGCTGTGGTTTCCACACCCTGGACCACCTGACCCACAATGTCTATCGCGGTCGCATGGACTATTGGGCCAATTACTATCAGGACCTGTTCAACTTCCGCGAAATCCGCTACTTCGACATCAAGGGTGAATACACCGGCCTGCTGTCCAAGGCCATGACCGCGCCGGACGGCAAAATCCGCATCCCGCTGAACGAAGAAGCGGCTGGCGGTGGCGGCCAGATTGAAGAGTTCCTGATGAAGTACAACGGGGAAGGCATTCAGCACATCGCGTTTGCCTGCGACGATCTGGTCTCCTGCTGGGATCGCCTGAAGGCTCAGGGCATGCAGTTTATGACTCCGCCTCCGGAGACCTACTACGAGATGCTGGAAGAGCGCCTGCCGGGCCACGGCGAGCCCATCGCGGAGCTGAAAGCCCGCGGCATTCTGCTGGATGGCACCACCGAGGGTGGCCAGCCGCGCTTGCTGCTGCAGATCTTCTCCGCCAATATGCTGGGGCCGGTGTTCTTCGAGTTCATTCAGCGCAAGGAAGATGAAGGCTTTGGCGAGGGTAACTTCAAGGCACTGTTCGAATCCATCGAGCGCGACCAGCTGCAGCGCGGCGTTATTGGTGGAAAGGACGGCGGCAAGGGCAAAGAAGACGCGGCCTAA
- a CDS encoding pirin family protein gives MLYQRRADERGRANFGWLDSRHTFSFGRYYDPKHMGISVLRVINDDTVAPGAGFDAHGHRDMEIISYILSGAIEHQDSMGNEFVVPAGDVQRMTAGTGITHSEYNHSKTDPLKFLQIWIVPNQRNLPPGYEQKTIPQSGRLTPLVTPDGRDGSLTVHQDASIFRAQLEAGEQLTLNTGQRMGYLHVITGSVQASGNSLSAGDGVGVIDEPLELIAGEPGITALWFDLPRTRDQP, from the coding sequence ATGCTCTATCAACGTCGTGCTGACGAACGCGGCCGTGCGAACTTCGGATGGCTCGATTCCCGCCATACCTTTTCATTTGGTCGCTATTACGACCCAAAGCATATGGGTATCTCCGTCTTGCGGGTCATCAATGATGATACCGTCGCACCCGGTGCGGGGTTTGATGCCCACGGCCATCGGGATATGGAGATAATTTCCTACATTCTCTCCGGGGCGATTGAACATCAGGACAGCATGGGTAACGAGTTTGTGGTCCCCGCCGGTGATGTGCAGCGAATGACGGCCGGTACCGGTATCACCCACTCCGAGTACAACCACTCGAAAACCGACCCACTCAAATTTTTGCAGATATGGATTGTTCCCAACCAACGCAACCTGCCACCGGGGTATGAGCAGAAGACGATTCCGCAGAGCGGCCGACTCACACCACTGGTGACACCCGATGGGAGAGACGGTTCTCTGACGGTACATCAGGATGCGAGTATCTTCCGCGCGCAGCTCGAAGCCGGTGAGCAGCTAACGCTAAATACCGGGCAGCGAATGGGTTATCTGCACGTGATTACCGGCAGTGTACAGGCCAGCGGTAACAGCCTCTCCGCCGGCGATGGAGTTGGTGTTATCGACGAGCCGCTGGAGCTGATTGCGGGTGAACCGGGGATAACGGCGCTCTGGTTCGATCTGCCGCGGACGCGCGACCAGCCGTAA
- the mtgA gene encoding monofunctional biosynthetic peptidoglycan transglycosylase, which translates to MTHYLNRTIKSGLFLAVAFAAITALLVLALRWIDPPSSAVILTWELSSDRKARQQWRSLENISPNLQMAVIAAEDQKFSRHHGFDFASLQKALAENRKRTRGASTITQQTAKNLFLWNGRSYLRKGLEAWFTLLMETLWSKRRILEVYLNIIEFGEGVYGAEAAAQAHFGTTARHLSASQAGLLAAVLPNPIQMSASRPSPYVRSRASAIHRQVQQLGGRRYLQAM; encoded by the coding sequence ATGACCCACTACCTGAATCGCACCATTAAATCCGGACTTTTTCTTGCGGTTGCTTTTGCGGCGATTACTGCGCTGTTGGTTCTGGCTCTGCGCTGGATTGACCCGCCCTCATCTGCGGTCATTCTCACCTGGGAATTGAGCAGCGACCGCAAAGCCCGGCAGCAGTGGCGCTCCCTGGAAAACATCTCTCCGAACCTGCAGATGGCGGTAATTGCGGCCGAGGATCAAAAATTTTCCCGACACCACGGCTTTGACTTCGCTTCCCTGCAAAAAGCACTCGCAGAAAACCGTAAACGCACCCGTGGCGCCAGCACCATTACCCAGCAGACCGCTAAGAATCTGTTCCTGTGGAATGGGCGCAGTTATCTGCGCAAAGGGCTGGAAGCCTGGTTCACGCTGTTGATGGAAACACTCTGGTCCAAGCGGCGGATACTTGAGGTGTATCTCAATATTATCGAGTTCGGCGAAGGGGTTTACGGCGCCGAGGCTGCGGCGCAAGCGCATTTCGGCACCACTGCGCGACACCTCAGCGCGTCACAGGCCGGGTTGCTGGCGGCGGTACTCCCCAACCCCATACAGATGTCAGCGAGCCGCCCCTCGCCATATGTACGCAGCCGTGCATCTGCCATTCATCGTCAGGTGCAACAGCTGGGCGGCCGTCGCTACCTTCAGGCCATGTAA
- the rep gene encoding DNA helicase Rep, which produces MTQLNPRQAEAVKYVDGPCLVLAGAGSGKTSVITRKIAYLIGECGYQARNIAALTFTNKAAREMKERVGKLITGPDGKKSKASHGLTVSTFHNLGLNILRKEHRAAGFKPGFSIFDAEDARGLIKELMLRDGDLDTDLLDRVQNQISNWKNDMLTPRKALELAQSPGEQAMAVAYGRYCEALKAYNSVDFDDLILIPVQLFESDPELLHRWRRKIRYLLVDEYQDTNSSQYLMVKLLVGDRGGLTVVGDDDQSIYAWRGARPENMSQLKQDYPNLRLIKLEQNYRSTSRILKVANHLIAHNPHEFDKALWSDKGLGDEIRVLKVANENEEAERVANEIFLQKARRGCKFMDFAVLYRGNHQARLIEMKLQENQIPYQMSGGTSFFARAEIKDVMAYLRLLVNPDDDNAFLRIINTPRRQIGTSSLEALGNYAKGREISMLRACTEIGFREHITEQGYERLNRFAHWLEGVARNCADNSPETALREMLDDIDYAGWLSQNASSEKVAEKRMENVYWLLDSLMKTMEGTDDELEQDVRLEQAISKLILRDMLDRQEEEEATDKVSLMTLHAAKGLEFPHVFMIGMEENLLPHRNSIEDDNIQEERRLTYVGITRAQRTLTMTLAGKRKMFGENQDTTPSRFLDELPQEDCVFEGFGKATPEQNQAKGAETLGSLLSMFD; this is translated from the coding sequence ATGACCCAGCTGAACCCCCGCCAGGCGGAGGCGGTGAAATATGTCGACGGCCCCTGCCTGGTGCTGGCCGGCGCCGGCTCCGGCAAAACCAGTGTAATAACGCGTAAAATCGCCTATCTGATCGGAGAGTGCGGCTATCAGGCGCGAAACATCGCCGCCCTGACCTTTACCAACAAGGCCGCACGGGAGATGAAAGAGCGGGTGGGCAAACTGATCACCGGGCCCGATGGCAAGAAGTCCAAGGCGTCCCACGGCCTCACCGTCTCCACCTTTCACAATCTGGGTCTGAACATCCTGCGCAAGGAGCACCGCGCCGCCGGCTTCAAACCCGGCTTCTCCATCTTCGACGCCGAGGACGCCCGCGGCCTGATCAAGGAGCTGATGCTGCGCGATGGCGACCTGGACACTGACCTGCTGGACCGGGTACAGAACCAGATATCCAACTGGAAAAACGACATGCTCACCCCGCGCAAGGCACTGGAGCTGGCCCAGAGCCCGGGGGAGCAGGCCATGGCGGTGGCCTACGGGCGCTACTGCGAAGCGCTGAAAGCCTACAATTCGGTGGACTTCGACGATCTGATCCTGATCCCTGTTCAGCTGTTCGAATCCGATCCGGAGCTCCTGCACCGGTGGAGAAGAAAAATCCGCTACCTGCTGGTGGACGAGTATCAGGACACCAACAGCTCCCAGTACCTGATGGTGAAACTGCTGGTGGGCGACCGCGGCGGTCTCACCGTGGTGGGCGATGACGACCAGTCGATTTACGCCTGGCGCGGCGCGCGCCCGGAAAACATGAGTCAGCTCAAGCAGGACTACCCCAACCTGCGCCTGATCAAGCTGGAACAGAATTACCGCTCAACCAGCCGCATCCTCAAGGTGGCCAACCACCTGATCGCCCACAACCCCCACGAGTTCGACAAAGCGCTGTGGTCCGATAAAGGCCTCGGCGACGAAATCCGCGTGCTCAAGGTAGCCAACGAGAACGAAGAGGCCGAGCGCGTCGCCAACGAAATCTTTCTGCAGAAGGCCCGCCGCGGCTGCAAATTCATGGATTTCGCGGTGCTCTACCGCGGCAACCACCAGGCGCGGCTGATCGAAATGAAGTTGCAGGAAAACCAGATTCCCTACCAGATGTCCGGCGGCACCAGCTTCTTCGCACGCGCGGAGATCAAGGACGTGATGGCCTACCTGCGCCTGTTGGTTAACCCGGACGACGACAACGCCTTCCTGCGTATCATCAACACCCCGCGCCGGCAGATTGGCACCAGCAGCCTGGAGGCACTGGGCAACTACGCCAAGGGTCGCGAGATTTCCATGCTGCGCGCCTGCACCGAAATCGGCTTCAGAGAACACATCACCGAGCAGGGCTACGAGCGACTCAACCGCTTCGCCCACTGGCTGGAGGGCGTAGCCCGCAACTGCGCCGACAACAGCCCGGAAACGGCGCTGCGCGAGATGCTCGACGACATTGACTACGCCGGCTGGCTGTCCCAGAACGCCAGCAGTGAGAAAGTCGCCGAAAAGCGCATGGAGAACGTCTACTGGCTGCTGGACAGCCTGATGAAGACCATGGAGGGTACCGACGATGAACTGGAGCAGGACGTGCGCCTGGAGCAGGCCATCTCCAAGCTGATCCTGCGCGACATGCTCGACCGCCAGGAGGAAGAAGAGGCCACCGACAAGGTCAGCCTGATGACCCTGCACGCCGCCAAGGGCCTCGAATTTCCCCATGTGTTCATGATCGGCATGGAGGAAAACCTGCTGCCGCACCGCAACAGTATCGAAGACGACAACATCCAGGAGGAGCGGCGCCTCACCTACGTGGGTATCACCCGCGCCCAGCGTACCCTAACCATGACGCTCGCCGGCAAGCGCAAAATGTTTGGCGAGAACCAGGACACCACTCCCAGCCGTTTCCTCGACGAACTGCCACAGGAAGACTGTGTATTTGAAGGCTTCGGCAAGGCGACGCCGGAACAGAACCAGGCCAAGGGAGCCGAGACGCTGGGGTCTCTGCTCAGTATGTTTGACTGA
- a CDS encoding carbon-nitrogen hydrolase family protein → MSNPPHRFAFNYKEQTVKDICVGAVQMVSGDSVSVNLERACELLTQAVDQGAQLVLLPENFAHLADGGSYSVAEPFARGTADPELHPVQFSLQKWSRELGIWIAAGSVSLLQREDGSPVPGSRSRSAFLLYDNRGKLVTRYDKMHLFDVEVADAAGRYCESASIEPGDNPVSAHTPWGRLGLSICFDLRFPELYRQLAMAGAEVFMIPAAFTHTTGQAHWMTLLRARAIENGCFVVAAAQGGQHSHRRRTWGHSAIIDPWGEVLAEMGEGEGVVTAVLEADQLEKVRKNMPLLCMRRL, encoded by the coding sequence GTGTCCAACCCACCCCACAGGTTCGCGTTCAATTACAAGGAGCAGACGGTGAAGGATATTTGTGTCGGCGCAGTACAAATGGTCAGCGGAGATTCTGTCTCCGTGAACCTCGAACGAGCCTGTGAGCTGTTGACACAAGCCGTGGACCAGGGTGCTCAACTGGTACTTTTACCGGAAAACTTCGCGCATCTCGCGGATGGTGGCAGCTATTCGGTGGCGGAACCATTTGCCCGGGGCACCGCTGATCCCGAGCTGCACCCGGTGCAATTTTCTCTGCAAAAGTGGTCTCGTGAACTGGGCATCTGGATCGCCGCCGGTTCGGTTTCCCTTCTCCAGCGCGAGGACGGCTCCCCTGTCCCCGGTTCGCGTAGTCGCTCTGCGTTCCTGCTCTACGACAACCGCGGGAAACTCGTTACACGCTACGACAAAATGCACCTGTTCGATGTGGAGGTCGCCGATGCCGCCGGCCGCTACTGCGAATCGGCGAGTATTGAGCCTGGCGACAATCCAGTCTCCGCACACACGCCGTGGGGCAGGCTCGGGCTCAGCATCTGTTTTGATCTGCGCTTTCCCGAACTCTACCGCCAATTGGCTATGGCGGGAGCCGAAGTATTCATGATCCCCGCGGCGTTTACGCATACAACCGGTCAGGCGCATTGGATGACTCTGCTGCGCGCACGCGCCATTGAGAATGGCTGCTTTGTGGTTGCAGCTGCACAGGGAGGGCAGCATTCACACCGGCGTCGCACCTGGGGGCACTCGGCCATTATTGACCCCTGGGGTGAGGTACTCGCAGAAATGGGCGAGGGCGAAGGTGTTGTTACAGCAGTCCTGGAGGCTGATCAGCTCGAGAAAGTACGCAAAAATATGCCGCTGCTTTGCATGCGTCGATTGTGA
- a CDS encoding alpha/beta hydrolase: MLRVLIAPLIFLALSARAETTLFLTPQFEVQVQKDVAYGEGVVDSSSEPRTRKLTMDVYQPLGETAPRKRPALVLAFGGFWHRGGKDAAPMHDAEGHQNTPMSGYCQAFAARGYTCFSIDYRLTQEDPGLESPPHAEHLMDPEFAMQHKFLGGANGVRSELGLAPLTDETRFWFWRAIVGSSEDMGKAVAYIRANAESFGIDPERVAVGGWSAGAFTSINLAYGARVPVKAVFANSGGFWGYNLYKLQPATDTPALLLLWGENDIPGLLQIAPAVVQSMRGAGVDSQLAWVPGRGHFYRQSDITLADDGSKMPLLERINQFLFTKLDLARLQ, from the coding sequence ATGTTACGAGTATTGATCGCCCCGCTGATATTTCTCGCTCTCAGCGCCCGCGCGGAAACGACTCTTTTCCTAACACCACAATTCGAGGTGCAGGTACAAAAAGACGTGGCCTACGGCGAGGGGGTTGTGGATTCCAGCAGCGAGCCCCGCACGCGCAAACTGACCATGGACGTCTACCAACCGCTCGGCGAGACGGCGCCACGGAAACGGCCGGCATTGGTGCTGGCCTTCGGCGGCTTCTGGCACCGCGGCGGCAAGGACGCGGCGCCCATGCACGATGCGGAGGGCCACCAGAACACCCCCATGTCCGGTTACTGCCAGGCATTTGCCGCCCGTGGCTACACCTGTTTCTCCATCGACTATCGGCTGACCCAGGAGGACCCGGGCCTGGAAAGCCCGCCGCACGCAGAGCACCTGATGGACCCGGAATTCGCCATGCAGCACAAGTTTCTCGGCGGTGCCAACGGCGTGCGCAGTGAGTTGGGCCTGGCGCCACTCACCGATGAAACCCGCTTCTGGTTCTGGCGCGCGATCGTCGGTTCCTCGGAGGACATGGGCAAGGCGGTGGCATATATCCGCGCCAATGCCGAGTCCTTCGGCATCGATCCGGAGCGTGTGGCGGTGGGCGGCTGGTCCGCCGGCGCTTTCACTTCCATCAACCTGGCCTACGGCGCCCGGGTACCGGTCAAAGCCGTGTTCGCCAACTCCGGCGGCTTCTGGGGCTACAACCTGTACAAGCTGCAGCCGGCGACAGACACGCCCGCACTGCTGCTGTTGTGGGGCGAAAACGATATTCCCGGTCTGCTGCAAATCGCTCCGGCGGTGGTACAGAGCATGCGCGGCGCCGGGGTCGACAGCCAACTGGCCTGGGTTCCCGGTCGCGGTCACTTCTACCGTCAGAGCGACATCACCCTGGCCGACGACGGCAGCAAGATGCCGCTACTGGAACGCATAAACCAGTTCCTGTTCACGAAACTGGATCTGGCGCGCCTGCAATAA